Genomic segment of Gammaproteobacteria bacterium:
GAGTTGCGAATAAACAGATCATCGCTCCTATGAGGCAAGTATGGATAAATAACTTACGGGATTTGCTGGCTGAGCTTCTGAGTAGGTCCCGCCATTACTACACAGCAGGTTTTGAAGATAGAACGGACCAGGAGTATCTACGTCTCACCCTTTTAGAATACAAGATTAAATTGATGCTTAATGCAAAAGAGAACGATCACAAGCAGCTTGAAGAGCTTATTCGTATGATGATTTCTTCTCTTGAGCAAGGAAGAGAAAAAGATCAAGAATTTGTAGATACGCATCAGAAATTGGTTGCTTTATCGCGACAAGTATTCAAGAGAGAATGGGACGTTGTAAAGGAACCCATTAACTGAATTGTGATTAACCTCTTCAAGAGGGAGATTTTTATGCCTAACTTCACTCGCAAGAAAAAATCTGCCAGCCGTAAGCGCAAAGTAGCAAAAACGCTGCACGCCTCGCGCTTCCCAGGCGAGAATAGTGCCTATCGCAAGGCGCGTGACAAGCTGCTGAAGGAGGAGATGGCGCTGCGACGGCATACCGAGGCAGTAGCGGCGCAACGTCGCAAGCTGCCACTGGGCGGCAAAGTCCCCGAGGACTATGTGTTCGAGGGTGTGGACGAGATCATGGGTGTGCGGCGGGTGCGGCTATCCGAATTGTTCTCGCCCGGCAAGGATACGCTGGTGATTTACAACTACATGTACGGTCCGGCTATGGAGCGGCCCTGTCCCATGTGCACCTCGATGCTGGATGCGCTCGAGGGCAATGCGCATCACATCATGCAACGGGTGAATCTGGCGGTGGTGGCGAAATCGCCATTGCCGCGTATTCTCAACTTTGCACAGGAACGCGGCTGGCGGCGGCTGCGTTTGCTGTCATCCGCCAACAACAGTTACAACCGCGATTATTTCGGTGAAAGCTCCGACGGCAAGCAATGGCCCGCGCTCAACGTGTTCCGCAAGCGCGGCAATGCCATTCACCATTTCTGGAATTCGGAATTGATGTTTGCGCCCAGCGACAAAGGCCAGTCGCCGCGGCACGTGGACTTCATCTGGCCGCTGTGGAATCTGCTTGATGCCACACCCGAAGGCCGCGGGACGGATTGGCATCCGAAGCTGAGTTATTAGAAGCAGTCTCAAAATTTGCAATTCGATCATGTTGAGCCCTTCGGCTTCGCTCAGGACCGGCTGCGCAAAGCGAAGTCGAAACATCGTTATTGCAGCAGAATCTACCCCCTTCGACTCCGCGCCTG
This window contains:
- a CDS encoding DUF899 family protein, giving the protein MPNFTRKKKSASRKRKVAKTLHASRFPGENSAYRKARDKLLKEEMALRRHTEAVAAQRRKLPLGGKVPEDYVFEGVDEIMGVRRVRLSELFSPGKDTLVIYNYMYGPAMERPCPMCTSMLDALEGNAHHIMQRVNLAVVAKSPLPRILNFAQERGWRRLRLLSSANNSYNRDYFGESSDGKQWPALNVFRKRGNAIHHFWNSELMFAPSDKGQSPRHVDFIWPLWNLLDATPEGRGTDWHPKLSY